From the genome of Torulaspora globosa chromosome 2, complete sequence, one region includes:
- the MKT1 gene encoding Mkt1p (ancestral locus Anc_2.205) codes for MAIKSLESYLFERGLVGSYPIEALKNAALGVDVNHYVSRLLTSKREQYLDAIGGFPTSLKMYLESDLKIFKEYNITPVFVFNGSMVSNQLENSDYLNGYAAEAAAVAMSSPGSKASTSSSTAMYSANSAVSANKEAIFIQRHRGWTQWNNLRSSNQTSYIDQPIQPQEPFRYNTMIESKRFYSDLIAYFIDNDIIYQVAPYTSWSQLSYLMNSGYIDAIYGPTDCLMLSDVDKFILGMEFPNKEFRFIDKTRILREFNCSHEEFVDIAMAVGNDLQPVTLPPLQIYPASQVFEIALEMVVTTGTNFYAYQFSNPIKTESVEFVDKYQKGVSALRYMPVLKDSGKVELYVEAENIRDYLETDQGDGESHATSDKGMASKPSKAASLTRKPVPSDVHAFIAQQLPSEYYFYKSLGLVSGKLFDAITTGVYPEEPPLVGGSTNSYRNLVKKSVDLFKNKEINLLTQPINRYYQIKPIKQVNWFAPEDATVLVNRVMPSIFDKLNRLIVKTDDIERQFSMKSFITLINNSDDLGNDFISDNVIFPNSVPAEKKLLAPFDLLSTSFLRFLYQLDFFDLDLEKKILKPTEWGSVFLKLNEMSVDPKFHESILILLVFLKLDVLSLSQDTVPSAQSALSQATLRSYPQESLYVLLLTRLLTLYQIEQKPSNYHGPVDKKTLIFRDHLHYVKANMNEMYEAVIVSSLTSGEFDRVSLEGEAWQKKIVRNMPFKLTTPNTVMAMMWQFFLQKYLHNGNAKADALTLIATEFSTYKSTPNLEQQFSSSHEFLQHCSRVLTALASHNLIKNDDALLFEKAVKFSGEAFAS; via the coding sequence ATGGCTATCAAGTCTCTGGAGTCATATCTCTTTGAGAGAGGATTGGTGGGATCGTACCCGATCGAAGCCCTTAAGAATGCTGCTCTAGGGGTTGATGTGAACCACTACGTCTCTAGATTGTTGACAAGCAAGAGGGAGCAATATCTTGATGCCATTGGGGGCTTTCCTACAAGTCTGAAGATGTATTTGGAGagcgatttgaagatctttaAGGAGTACAACATTACCCCCGTGTTCGTGTTCAATGGAAGTATGGTTAGCAATCAATTGGAAAACTCCGATTATCTCAATGGCTATGCAGCTGAGGCTGCTGCCGTGGCAATGAGCTCGCCCGGTTCGAAAGCGTCGACGTCTAGCAGCACTGCTATGTATTCGGCGAATTCAGCAGTGAGTGCTAATAAGGAGGCTATTTTCATTCAGAGACACAGAGGTTGGACACAATGGAACAACTTGCGGAGCAGCAACCAGACGTCGTACATTGATCAGCCAATTCAGCCTCAAGAACCGTTCAGATATAACACGATGATCgaatcaaagagattttaTTCCGATTTGATTGCCTATTTCATTGATAACGACATAATCTACCAAGTCGCACCGTACACCTCGTGGTCCCAGCTGTCATACCTGATGAATAGCGGCTATATCGATGCGATCTATGGGCCTACTGACTGTCTCATGCTATCGGATGTCGATAAGTTCATCCTGGGGATGGAGTTTCCGAACAAAGAGTTCAGGTTTATCGATAAAACGAGGATCCTGAGAGAATTCAATTGTTCTCATGAGGAATTTGTTGACATCGCGATGGCAGTCGGTAATGATTTGCAACCGGTGACCTTACCGCCTTTACAAATTTACCCCGCATCGCAAGTCTTCGAGATTGCACTAGAAATGGTTGTGACCACAGGTACGAACTTTTATGCGTATCAATTCTCCAATCCAATAAAGACGGAGAGCGTGGAATTTGTTGACAAATACCAGAAGGGTGTCTCCGCGCTTAGATATATGCCTGTTTTGAAGGACTCCGGAAAGGTTGAACTCTACGTTGAAGCAGAGAATATTAGAGATTACCTCGAGACCGATCAAGGTGATGGAGAGAGCCATGCTACCAGCGATAAGGGGATGGCTTCTAAACCTTCAAAAGCCGCAAGCTTAACGCGGAAGCCAGTTCCCTCCGATGTTCATGCTTTCATTGCCCAACAACTTCCCTCCGAGTATTACTTCTACAAATCTCTCGGGTTGGTTTCCGGTAAATTGTTTGACGCTATCACTACAGGTGTTTATCCAGAAGAGCCACCACTCGTTGGTGGATCTACTAATTCATACAGAAACTTGGTCAAAAAATCCGTTGACCTCTTTAAAAATAAGGAGATTAATCTCTTAACGCAACCAATCAATAGATACTATCAAATCAAACCAATAAAGCAAGTAAACTGGTTTGCTCCTGAAGATGCGACGGTGCTGGTTAATAGAGTTATGCCATCAATATTTGATAAGCTGAATAGGCTGATAGTCAAGACCGATGACATTGAAAGACAGTTCAGCATGAAGAGTTTTATTACGTTGATAAACAATTCAGATGACCTCGGGAACGACTTTATTAGTGACAATGTGATTTTTCCCAACTCGGTGCCTGCagagaaaaagctgctcGCACCTTTTGATCTGCTGTCCACTAGTTTCCTCAGATTTCTGTACCAGctcgatttctttgatcttgacctggagaaaaaaattcTAAAACCAACCGAATGGGGTTCAGTATTCCTAAAATTGAATGAGATGTCAGTCGATCCCAAATTCCACGAATCTATCCTAATTCTGCTTgtattcttgaagctggatGTTTTGTCTCTGTCTCAAGATACTGTGCCTTCTGCTCAATCGGCCTTGTCGCAGGCCACTTTGCGCTCATATCCTCAGGAATCCCTCTACGTGCTTCTTTTGACACGTCTGTTGACTCTGTATCAAATCGAACAAAAACCATCCAATTACCACGGTCCAGTGGATAAGAAGACTCTGATCTTCAGAGATCACCTACACTACGTCAAGGCGAACATGAATGAGATGTACGAAGCCGTCATCGTGTCCTCATTAACCTCCGGCGAGTTTGACCGAGTCTCGCTCGAAGGAGAAGCGtggcagaagaaaatagtGAGAAACATGCCCTTCAAATTGACCACGCCAAATACTGTCATGGCAATGATGTGGCAATTCTTCCTGCAAAAATACCTGCATAACGGCAACGCAAAGGCAGATGCATTAACTTTGATTGCCACTGAGTTCAGTACCTATAAATCCACGCCAAATCTGGAACAACAGTTTTCCAGCTCTCACGAATTTTTGCAGCACTGTTCTCGTGTTCTGACAGCATTAGCGTCACACAATTTGATAAAGAATGATGATGCATTGTTGTTCGAAAAAGCCGTCAAGTTTAGTGGAGAGGCTTTTGCAAGCTGA
- the CCT2 gene encoding chaperonin-containing T-complex subunit CCT2 (ancestral locus Anc_2.206) codes for MSVQIFGDQVTEERAENARMAAFVGAIAVGDLVKSTLGPKGMDKLLQSASSDSSMVTNDGATILKSIPLDNPAAKVLVNISKVQDDEVGDGTTSVTVLSAELLREAEKLIDQYKIHPQTIIEGFRIASQAALTGLERAAVDNSEDIVKFHDDLVHIAKTTLSSKILSQDKDYFAKLATDAILRLKGSTELEHIQIIKILGGKLSESFLDEGFILAKKFGNNQPTRVENAKILIANTSLDTDKVKVFGTKFKVDSTSKLAQLEKAEREKMKNKIAKISKFNINTFINRQLIYDYPEQLFTDLGINSIEHADFEGVERLALVTGGEVVSTFDEPDKCKLGECDLIEEIMIGEESFLKFSGCKAGEACTIVLRGATDQVLDEAERSLHDALSVLSQTTKETRTVLGGGCAEMIMSKAVDTAAQNVDGKKALAVEAFARALRQLPAILADNAGFDSSELVAKLRSSIYNGMSTSGLDLTNGVIADMRDLGTVESYKLKKAVVSSASEAAEVLLRVDNIIRAKPRTANRQHM; via the coding sequence ATGAGTGTTCAGATTTTTGGGGACCAGGTAACGGAAGAGAGAGCTGAAAATGCTCGTATGGCTGCGTTTGTGGGCGCTATTGCCGTAGGAGATCTAGTCAAAAGCACTCTTGGGCCCAAGGGAATGGATAAACTGTTGCAAAGTGCATCCAGTGATTCATCTATGGTTACTAATGATGGCGCCACGATTCTTAAGTCAATTCCATTGGACAATCCAGCAGCCAAGGTTTTGGTCAATATTAGTAAAGTTCAGGACGATGAGGTTGGAGATGGTACGACCAGTGTCACCGTTCTGAGTGCCGAGCTACTTAGAGAGGCTGAGAAATTGATTGATCAATATAAGATTCACCCGCAGACGATTATAGAAGGGTTCAGGATTGCTTCACAGGCAGCTCTGACAGGATTGGAGAGAGCGGCCGTGGATAACTCCGAAGATATCGTGAAATTCCACGACGATTTAGTTCACATTGCCAAAACCACTCTGTCTTCTAAGATTTTATCCCAAGACAAAGACTACTTCGCCAAGTTGGCAACTGATGcgattttgagattgaaagGATCGACGGAATTGGAACATATTCAAATAATTAAGATCCTTGGTGGCAAATTATCTGAGTCTTTCCTTGACGAAGGATTTATTCTTGCCAAAAAATTCGGTAATAACCAACCGACAAGAGTGGAGAATGCAAAGATTTTGATCGCAAACACTTCTCTAGACACAGACAAGGTTAAAGTGTTTGGAACAAAGTTCAAGGTTGATTCTACTTCCAAGCTGGCTCAGCTGGAGAAGGCGGAACgggaaaagatgaagaacaaaatagccaaaatttcaaagtttAACATCAAcactttcatcaacagACAGTTGATATACGACTATCCAGAACAACTTTTCACTGATCTGGGTATTAACTCGATTGAGCATGCTGATTTTGAAGGTGTGGAGAGACTGGCGCTAGTGACAGGTGGTGAGGTCGTTTCCACATTCGATGAGCCAGATAAATGCAAACTAGGAGAATGTGAtctcatcgaagaaatcatGATCGGAGAGGAatctttcttgaaatttAGCGGCTGCAAAGCGGGTGAGGCATGTACAATCGTCTTGAGGGGAGCCACAGATCAAGTGTTGGACGAGGCCGAACGCTCGTTGCATGATGCTCTTTCTGTGTTATCTCAAACGACCAAGGAGACCAGAACCGTTCTTGGCGGAGGATGTGCAGAAATGATTATGTCGAAAGCAGTCGACACTGCCGCACAAAACGTTGATGGCAAGAAAGCCTTGGCTGTGGAGGCGTTTGCACGTGCCTTGAGACAGTTGCCAGCCATATTAGCTGACAACGCAGGTTTCGACAGCAGCGAGCTGGTAGCGAAGCTGAGGTCATCAATTTATAATGGGATGTCTACGTCAGGCCTCGACTTGACCAACGGCGTAATTGCAGACATGAGAGATTTGGGTACTGTGGAGAGCTACAAGCTGAAAAAGGCGGTCGTGAGCTCCGCGTCCGAGGCAGCCGAGGTTCTACTAAGAGTGGATAATATTATCAGGGCTAAACCAAGGACAGCCAATAGGCAGCATATGTAA
- the END3 gene encoding End3p (ancestral locus Anc_2.207) encodes MPKLEQFEIKKYWQIFSGLKPADNKVNHDQVLPILYNSKLDSSVLNQIWFLADIDDDDNLDFEEFVICMRLIFDMVNKNIDKVPDELPDWLVPGSKASLIKERKQRKQQENADLPKQETPEVDWYMSPEDVTQYEKMLGTCERSRDGTVTFPSLSWMVKSKFFNIGPSDMDKVWNLVNPRNLSSIDKDPAFYFIHCLRQCNDVGARIPSELPKALADICNKERVSYDLKSAQADVKKIVKNDETKADTTPRNDTSALDAPVDTITDVDALEKELALLDAELSRAKANNESTAAQNTARQLREQFEGLLKYRQHQTLEHSKKGHISIPINSRAVAEDLDNIEEQVNALESYLRNKQSELQSLEREIASFR; translated from the coding sequence ATGCCGAAACTGGAACAGTTTGAGATTAAAAAGTACTGGCAGATTTTCTCCGGTCTGAAACCGGCTGATAACAAGGTTAATCATGACCAAGTGCTTCCGATCCTTTACAATTCGAAGCTAGACTCCTCTGTGCTTAACCAGATATGGTTTTTGGCGGATatcgatgacgatgacaaTTTGGATTTCGAGGAATTTGTGATTTGCATGAGATTGATCTTTGATATGGTAAACAAGAATATTGACAAAGTTCCTGATGAGCTGCCGGATTGGTTGGTGCCAGGAAGCAAAGCAAGCCTGATCAAGGAGAGAAAACAGAggaagcagcaggaaaATGCAGATCTTCCAAAGCAAGAGACTCCGGAAGTGGACTGGTATATGTCACCGGAGGACGTCACGCAGTATGAGAAGATGCTGGGGACGTGCGAGCGATCCAGAGACGGCACAGTAACTTTTCCTTCGTTATCGTGGATGGTCAAATCGAAGTTTTTCAACATTGGGCCCAGCGACATGGATAAAGTCTGGAACTTGGTTAATCCGAGGAATTTATCTTCAATCGATAAAGATCCTGCATTTTATTTTATTCACTGCCTGAGACAGTGCAACGACGTTGGAGCCAGAATTCCTTCTGAACTTCCAAAGGCTTTGGCAGACATATgcaacaaagaaagagtCTCTTACGATTTGAAATCTGCCCAGGCAGAtgtgaagaagattgtgaaaaatgatgaaacaAAAGCAGACACTACTCCTCGCAATGATACATCGGCTTTGGACGCTCCGGTTGATACGATCACCGACGTTGATGCCttggagaaggaattggCACTGCTGGATGCAGAACTGTCTAGAGCAAAAGCAAACAACGAATCCACGGCGGCTCAGAACACGGCAAGACAATTAAGAGAGCAATTTGAAGGATTGTTGAAATACAGGCAGCATCAAACCCTAGAGCACAGTAAAAAAGGACACATCTCGATACCAATAAATAGTAGGGCCGTCGCGGAAGATCTTGATAACATTGAAGAGCAGGTCAATGCGCTTGAATCGTATCTGAGGAACAAACAATCGGAATTGCAATCATTAGAACGTGAAATAGCGTCGTTCCGTTGA
- the AXL2 gene encoding Axl2p (ancestral locus Anc_2.208), translated as MTAMLRTVSMLTFLPWILLLGPWTVVLGKPYEAYPLDEQYPPVARIDEAFSFRISNDTFKSSVSQGSQISYSATNLPQWLSFDSSARTFSGTPDSSTLKDGAETLYFDITLEGTDPADSESFSKSYQLVLTAQSSIKIADNFNLLALLKNYGSTNGKDGLILTPNEIFNVTFDRSTFTSDQPIIAYYGQSLENNAPLPNWLTFDPNNLEFSGTAPVVNSNIAPQISYGFVLTATDIKGFSGVSIPFHLVIGAHELTTSIQNSMIINVTSSGDFSYKLPLNYVYLDEQAVQTKDLGAIQLVGAPSWVKLSNDTLSGTMPMGELSSNSTNFSVAVHDIYDDVIYLNFMIESTDKLFAISALSNLNATRGEWFQYNFLPSQFTDYSQTTVSVNYTNSTQSHDWINFESSNMTLHGQVPDDFDRLAMKLIASRGSQTQGLDFQIIGMDDRFNHTNHTSSLTSSSSSSSSTSLPSSSTSFASSTMTATTLSSASASSEPPLKKNSNKTTAIACGVAIPLGLIALIAIVLLVFWRRRNNRKESSDNEKGPNISGPDVNNPANRPNQQAITPLNPFRDDQTSATSGAKRLAALNAMKLDESSSSDSDVSTVDEKGNSVASEDLRHDTRSTDNLLKPDAEFFDPQNRSSSVYIDSEPANRKSWRYKLSSPLRINEGGRDSCISTSTVSTVDLLNTVIKDGENINKDPRKSTLGMRDSVFCNDHSKSQSSNSVASRSAMKFTPENDVLPILDEHSNTSPNSKSATSPSTSSSDDFVPVKDGQNYNWIHRAKPDRRPSNKRLVQTENQSKVDIGQAEEIEGHFPEKI; from the coding sequence ATGACTGCAATGTTGCGAACCGTTTCCATGCTGACATTCTTACCGTGGATTCTTTTACTGGGACCATGGACCGTGGTACTGGGTAAACCGTATGAAGCGTATCCCTTGGATGAACAATATCCGCCAGTAGCTAGGATAGACGAAGCGTTCAGCTTCCGGATTTCCAATGACACGTTCAAATCGTCTGTCAGCCAAGGCTCCCAAATCTCATACAGTGCGACAAACCTTCCTCAATGGCTGTCgttcgattcttcagcaaggACATTTTCCGGAACACCAGATTCCAGCACTCTCAAGGATGGAGCCGAGACACTTTACTTCGATATCACGCTCGAAGGAACCGACCCTGCGGACAGTGAGAGTTTTAGTAAGAGTTATCAGCTAGTTCTGACCGCCCAGTCTAGCATTAAGATCGCTGATAACTTCAATCTTCTAGCCCTTCTGAAGAATTACGGATCCACTAATGGGAAGGACGGCCTTATCTTGACTCCGAATGAGATATTCAATGTTACGTTCGATAGATCTACTTTCACTAGCGATCAACCTATCATTGCTTACTATGGGCAGTCCTTGGAAAATAATGCTCCTCTACCAAATTGGCTCACGTTCGACCCGAATAACTTGGAATTCAGTGGAACTGCCCCCGTGGTAAACTCGAACATCGCTCCCCAAATCTCCTACGGGTTTGTATTAACCGCTACAGATATCAAAGGATTCTCGGGTGTCAGTATTCCCTTTCACCTTGTGATTGGTGCTCACGAACTTACGACATCGATCCAGAACAGTATGATCATTAACGTtacatcttctggagaCTTCAGTTACAAACTGCCCTTAAACTATGTTTATCTTGATGAACAGGCAGTACAAACCAAGGATCTTGGTGCGATTCAGCTGGTCGGCGCACCATCCTGGGTTAAGTTGAGCAACGATACATTATCTGGTACAATGCCTATGGGCGAGCTGTCATCAAACTCAACCAACTTTTCTGTGGCTGTTCACGACATCTACGACGATGTTATTTACTTGAACTTCATGATCGAATCTACGGACAAGTTGTTTGCCATTTCTGCACTGTCAAATTTGAATGCTACGCGAGGAGAGTGGTTTCAATACAACTTCTTGCCATCTCAGTTTACAGATTATTCGCAAACCACTGTTTCCGTCAATTACACTAACTCAACACAGTCTCATGACTGGATTAATTTCGAGTCTTCAAACATGACTTTGCATGGCCAAGTCCCAGATGATTTTGATCGCTTAGCTATGAAATTGATAGCCTCTCGAGGTTCTCAAACGCAGGGGCTGGATTTCCAGATAATCGGCATGGACGATAGGTTCAATCATACCAACCACACTAGCAGTCTTACATCATCGTCCAGCTCCTCTTCGAGTACTTCTTTgccctcttcttccacatCGTTTGCTTCCTCGACTATGACAGCTACAACACTATCCAGTGCAAGTGCCTCCAGCGAGCCGCCGCTAAAGAAAAACTCCAATAAAACTACTGCGATCGCTTGCGGCGTGGCGATTCCCTTAGGACTGATAGCTTTAATAGCTATTGTGTTATTAGTGTTCTGGCGTCGCAGAAACAATAGGAAAGAGAGCTCGGATAATGAAAAAGGGCCCAATATTAGTGGTCCCGATGTGAACAACCCAGCTAACAGACCGAATCAGCAAGCAATTACACCACTCAATCCATTCAGGGATGATCAGACTTCGGCTACGTCCGGTGCGAAACGATTGGCCGCTTTAAATGCCATGAAATTGGACGAGTCATCGTCTTCCGATTCCGACGTTTCAACAGTGGATGAGAAAGGCAACTCTGTCGCTTCTGAAGACCTTCGCCATGACACACGGAGTACCGATAACCTACTGAAACCCGATGCAGAGTTTTTTGATCCGCAGAACAGGTCCTCTTCGGTTTACATCGATAGTGAGCCAGCAAATCGCAAGTCCTGGAGGTACAAATTGAGCTCTCCACTGCGCATCAATGAAGGAGGGAGGGACAGTTGTATATCAACAAGTACTGTCTCCACGGTTGATCTTCTGAACACTGTGATCAAAGACGGAGAGAATATCAATAAAGACCCAAGAAAATCCACCCTGGGAATGAGAGACTCTGTCTTTTGTAATGACCATTCCAAATCCCAATCATCCAATTCGGTTGCTTCAAGGTCTGCAATGAAATTCACGCCAGAGAATGATGTGCTTCCAATCCTTGATGAGCATAGTAACACTTCTCCGAACTCTAAATCTGCCACATCACCTTCaacttcctcttcagaCGACTTCGTTCCTGTGAAAGATGGGCAAAATTATAACTGGATACACCGTGCCAAGCCTGATAGGCGACCTAGCAATAAGAGATTGGTTCAGACCGAAAACCAAAGTAAAGTCGACATAGGACAGGCGGAGGAGATCGAAGGTCATTTCCCGGAGAAAATATGA
- a CDS encoding uncharacterized protein (ancestral locus Anc_2.209), which yields MLKANSAIISRTNGRVASKLTAIASSRYYRCTPFFQNKQTHPNDPTSVEDLASRPDANATTRTDYYEYERLVKGSGKDFKATWLNALAERKAQLAQGKIIDSYVYSHIKSTDVIDKTRKDSFAYIVLPFRDDPTVADFYVNAAGRLRMGQLFQDLDSLAGKIAYKHTAPVEPMIVTASVDRIYLLKPVDSIADVNIILSGAVIYTGRSSMEISITARALKSDIPKEIDENSLSDEDIFMTASFTFVARNPETHKSLAINRLLPLNEQEWMDFKRAESRMAAKKMRAINMNLEKYPPTKDESVLIHQLWTASKKLASLKEKPSNIIFMKDTNVKSTMFMQPQYRNRHSYMIFGGYLMRQTFELAYCCAASFSHSLPRFVSLDSLTFNTPVPVGSVLHMDATVVYTEHLHESSKPEAQSAVDGSVDDKNNFHFQPTPVNELSLRENDFLSKPGTLIQIKVDTKVQELASEKIQKSGSFIYSFFTPRDADEDHVAKPGYCTVIPESYSEMIEYVEGRRRAKDTAMYAKSLKANSQ from the coding sequence ATGTTGAAAGCTAACAGCGCAATCATTAGCAGGACAAATGGCCGTGTTGCTTCGAAATTGACTGCAATTGCCAGCTCTAGGTACTATAGATGTACTCCTTTTTTCCAGAACAAGCAGACACATCCTAATGACCCAACTTCTGTCGAAGATTTAGCAAGTCGTCCCGACGCTAATGCAACAACAAGAACCGACTACTACGAATACGAGCGTTTGGTCAAAGGCTCAGGGAAGGATTTTAAAGCTACATGGCTGAATGCGTTGGCGGAACGTAAAGCTCAATTGGCACAGGGAAAAATTATCGATTCGTACGTTTACAGCCATATCAAGTCGACTGATGTCATCGACAAGACAAGAAAGGATTCTTTTGCTTACATAGTGCTGCCATTCAGAGATGATCCTACAGTGGCAGATTTTTATGTGAATGCTGCGGGTCGCCTGAGAATGGGTCAATTGTTCCAAGATCTGGACTCACTGGCTGGTAAGATCGCCTACAAGCACACAGCTCCGGTGGAGCCTATGATTGTTACCGCATCTGTTGATCGTATTTATCTGCTAAAACCGGTGGATAGCATCGCTGATGTGAATATCATTCTTTCGGGTGCTGTGATTTACACGGGTAGATCCTCCATGGAGATCTCTATCACGGCTAGGGCCCTAAAAAGCGACATACCCAAAGAGATCGACGAGAACTCACtatctgatgaagatatctttATGACAGCATCTTTTACCTTTGTTGCCAGAAATCCCGAAACTCACAAGTCATTAGCCATCAATAGGTTATTGCCTCTGAACGAGCAAGAGTGGATGGATTTCAAACGTGCAGAATCGAGAATGGCTGCCAAAAAGATGCGGGCTATAAACATGAATCTGGAGAAGTATCCACCAACCAAAGACGAGTCGGTACTCATCCATCAGCTTTGGACAGCTTCCAAAAAGCTAGCTagtttgaaagagaaaccCTCCAATATTATTTTCATGAAGGACACAAACGTTAAGTCTACCATGTTTATGCAACCACAGTATAGGAATAGACATTCCTACATGATTTTCGGAGGTTATCTGATGAGACAAACTTTTGAGCTCGCCTATTGTTGTGCGGCCTCATTTTCCCATTCCCTACCTAGATTCGTGTCCTTGGACTCATTGACATTCAATACTCCAGTTCCGGTCGGCTCCGTTTTGCATATGGATGCTACCGTCGTTTACACGGAGCATTTGCATGAATCAAGCAAGCCCGAAGCGCAATCTGCAGTAGACGGCTCTGTCGATGATAAGAACAACTTCCACTTCCAGCCAACTCCGGTTAATGAACTTTCCTTGAGAGAAAATGACTTCTTATCAAAACCAGGTACCTTGATTCAAATCAAAGTCGACACTAAAGTTCAGGAATTGGCTTCAGAGAAGATCCAGAAATCGGGGTCTTTTATTTATTCTTTCTTCACTCCAAGagatgctgatgaagacCATGTAGCAAAGCCTGGTTATTGCACGGTCATTCCTGAATCCTACTCGGAAATGATAGAATATGTTGAAGGCAGAAGACGTGCAAAGGATACGGCAATGTATGCTAAGTCACTTAAGGCAAACTCCCAGTAG